A DNA window from Myxocyprinus asiaticus isolate MX2 ecotype Aquarium Trade chromosome 15, UBuf_Myxa_2, whole genome shotgun sequence contains the following coding sequences:
- the LOC127452635 gene encoding iroquois-class homeodomain protein irx-2-like: MSYPQGYLYQPTGSLALYSCPLAAPRSEELARSSSGSAFSPYPGSAAFTASANGFSSPLSYSTDPATGFPSYMGSPYDAHTTGMAGAISYHPYGSPGYPYQLNDPAYRKNATRDATATLKAWLQEHRKNPYPTKGEKIMLAIITKMTLTQVSTWFANARRRLKKENKMTWAPRNKSEDEDEDDGEGERKEERTDKNMDNGEASADDEGISLHVDALTDHSCSVESDGEKATCRTVCDSGPDTKDKCEGSDIDTGHEERPRGPSPKPLTSSPLTGVEAPLLTYHHREDTRNNANKTCLDSQNHTVKPKLWSLAEIATSDPKQQQQHLVQNCPPGVGHLTSTAPSASPAGAVYPATSILGRPLYYASPFYSNYTNYGNFSPLQGQGILRYNPAAEGLLHKQTGDPLIKTNPNQTEQHFMASSAESKKDPTEVFTVRPQSYLSS; the protein is encoded by the exons ATGTCCTATCCTCAGGGTTACCTCTACCAGCCCACGGGCTCTCTGGCGCTCTACTCGTGTCCGCTGGCCGCCCCGCGGAGTGAGGAGCTGGCCCGGTCCTCCTCCGGTTCAGCGTTCAGCCCGTACCCCGGATCAGCTGCATTCACAGCCTCCGCCAATGGATTCTCCAGCCCTCTGTCCTATTCAACAGATCCGGCCACGGGATTCCCGTCCTACATG GGATCTCCGTATGACGCGCACACTACGGGGATGGCAGGAGCGATAAGTTATCACCCGTACGGGAGTCCCGGTTACCCGTACCAGCTCAATGATCCCGCTTACCGAAAAAACGCTACGCGTGATGCGACAGCCACGTTAAAAGCGTGGCTGCAGGAGCACAGGAAAAACCCTTATCCCACAAAAGGAGAAAAGATCATGCTGGCCATTATTACCAAAATGACCCTCACACAAGTGTCAACCTGGTTCGCTAATGCCAGACGGAGACTCAAGAAGGAGAACAAAATGACATGGGCACCTCGGAATAAAAGTGAAGATGAGGATGAGGATGacggggagggagagagaaaagaggaACGCACGGATAAAAACATGGACAACGGCGAGGCGTCTGCTGACGACGAAG GAATCAGTTTGCACGTCGATGCCCTGACAGATCACTCCTGCTCAGTGGAGTCGGACGGAGAGAAGGCCACGTGTAGGACCGTTTGTGATTCTGGACCTGATACCAAGGACAAATGCGAAGGGAGTGATATTGACACGGGCCACGAGGAGCGGCCAAGGGGCCCGTCACCCAAGCCGCTGACGTCCTCTCCTCTGACTGGGGTGGAGGCCCCTCTCTTGACCTACCATCACCGAGAGGACACCCGAAACAACGCCAACAAAACATGCCTGGACAGTCAAAACCATACCGTCAAACCTAAACTCTGGTCATTAGCCGAAATCGCCACTTCGGACCcaaagcaacagcagcagcactTGGTGCAGAACTGTCCCCCGGGCGTTGGCCATTTGACATCCACGGCTCCCAGCGCGTCCCCGGCGGGCGCAGTGTACCCCGCCACCTCCATATTAGGAAGGCCTCTTTATTACGCCTCTCCGTTTTATAGTAATTACACAAACTATGGCAACTTTAGCCCACTGCAGGGCCAAGGGATTCTGCGCTATAATCCAGCTGCTGAGGGACTTCTGCACAAACAGACTGGCGACCCCCTAATAAAGACTAATCCAAACCAGACTGAACAACATTTCATGGCCTCCAGTGCAGAATCCAAAAAAG ACCCCACCGAGGTGTTCACAGTAAGACCCCAGTCTTATCTCTCGAGTTAA